The proteins below come from a single Verrucomicrobiia bacterium genomic window:
- a CDS encoding glycoside hydrolase family 78 protein, with product MRTHLLLCWLASVSWLSAALVPQNLRCEYLENPVAVETTRPRLSWEVSSAARGQSQTAYRVLVASSARKLAEDMGDLWDSGKVASGRSSQIEYNGRPLRSRQEAYWKVKVWDKDGLPSEWSRPAQWTMALLEASDWQAEWITFTQKAPFHTNRAELYLPPARYYRREFVPSRPVRRALLRATALGLYEMQLNGRKVGEAYFTPGWTDYRQRVYYQTYDVTALLKPGPNALGAVVAEGWYSGYLAYGLLVGLGPYKTGRDIYGRTPALLAQLELEYGDGSREIVPTDLTWKTTSLGPEREADILMGEVYDARLEMPGWSRAGFDDRQWEPVLPAAIYRHELAPFYDNEGRVRPMDFGFMRPAKMEAYPAPPVRVTQELKPVRITSPTNQVYIFNLGQNFAGIVRLKVKGPAGTRIRLRYGEMLYPDGRLMTENLRKARATDTYILKGDPRGEVWSPRFTFHGFQYVEVTGLPGRPEPDTITGLVLHSDVPLTSRFECSDPVINRLFQNIVWTQRANFLELPTDCPQRDEREGWMGDAQIYARSATYNADVAAFYSKWLREVVEAQFDYGPYPDYCPYPFMVGRGGVATGWTDAGIIVPYTVWKVYGDTRLIERLWPSMTRFMQWRRKVARDYLGIAHPDGNGYGDWLNLNEPTPLEYLDTIYFGYTTRLMAEMAAALGRAEEAADYQDLFQKIRRAFTAKYVKPDGSFTVDTQTAYATALYSGVLPEELRSRTGARLAQKIQEKDYRMSTGFLGTQPLLPALTASGHHDLAVRLFQSRRFPSWGFEVEQGATTIWERWDSYTKEFGFNGAAGNQNASMNSFAHYAFGAVCEWMFATLAGVDTARDGFRQLVLKPHPPTPGSNPENPPIAWVKVAYHSINGPVSVHWRRQPELFEYEVTLPANTTATLHLPANRLEGVLESGKPLNKARGVKVLGLENQRAVLELGSGSYRFTSVVTP from the coding sequence ATGCGTACACACCTCCTGCTGTGCTGGCTGGCCTCGGTCTCCTGGCTGAGCGCCGCGCTCGTTCCCCAGAACCTGCGTTGTGAATATCTGGAAAATCCGGTGGCGGTGGAGACCACCCGGCCGCGGCTGAGCTGGGAGGTCAGCTCGGCCGCGCGGGGCCAGTCGCAGACGGCCTATCGGGTGCTGGTGGCCAGCTCGGCGCGCAAGCTGGCGGAGGACATGGGCGATTTGTGGGACAGCGGCAAGGTGGCCAGCGGGCGCAGCTCGCAGATCGAGTACAACGGGCGGCCGTTGCGCTCGCGGCAGGAGGCGTATTGGAAGGTCAAGGTCTGGGACAAGGACGGCCTGCCCTCCGAGTGGAGCCGGCCGGCGCAGTGGACGATGGCGCTGCTGGAGGCGTCCGACTGGCAGGCCGAGTGGATCACGTTCACGCAAAAGGCGCCGTTTCACACCAATCGCGCCGAGTTGTACCTGCCGCCGGCCCGGTATTACCGGCGCGAGTTCGTGCCTTCCCGCCCCGTGCGCCGGGCGCTGCTGCGGGCCACGGCGCTGGGCCTGTATGAGATGCAGCTCAACGGCCGGAAGGTGGGCGAGGCTTATTTCACGCCGGGCTGGACGGATTATCGCCAGCGCGTGTACTACCAGACGTATGATGTGACCGCCCTGCTCAAGCCCGGTCCCAATGCGCTGGGGGCGGTGGTGGCGGAGGGGTGGTACTCGGGCTACCTGGCGTACGGGCTGCTGGTGGGCCTGGGGCCTTACAAGACGGGGCGCGACATTTACGGGCGCACGCCGGCGCTGCTGGCGCAACTGGAGCTGGAATACGGCGACGGCTCGCGGGAGATTGTGCCCACGGATCTGACGTGGAAAACCACCAGCCTGGGGCCGGAGCGGGAGGCGGACATTTTGATGGGGGAGGTTTATGACGCGCGGCTGGAGATGCCGGGGTGGTCCCGGGCGGGGTTTGACGATCGGCAGTGGGAGCCGGTGTTGCCGGCGGCCATTTACCGCCATGAGCTGGCGCCGTTTTACGACAACGAAGGCCGGGTGCGCCCGATGGATTTTGGTTTCATGCGGCCGGCCAAAATGGAGGCCTACCCGGCGCCGCCGGTGCGGGTGACGCAGGAGTTGAAACCGGTGCGCATCACCTCGCCCACCAATCAGGTGTATATCTTCAACCTGGGCCAGAACTTTGCCGGGATCGTCCGCCTGAAGGTCAAAGGGCCGGCCGGCACGCGGATCCGGCTGCGTTACGGGGAGATGCTTTATCCTGACGGCCGGTTGATGACCGAAAACCTGCGCAAGGCGCGCGCCACCGATACCTACATCCTCAAGGGCGATCCCCGCGGCGAGGTGTGGTCGCCGCGGTTCACCTTCCACGGGTTCCAATATGTCGAGGTCACGGGCCTGCCGGGCCGGCCGGAGCCGGATACGATCACCGGCCTGGTGCTGCATTCGGATGTGCCGCTGACCAGCCGTTTTGAGTGCTCGGATCCGGTCATCAACCGGCTGTTCCAGAACATCGTGTGGACGCAGCGCGCCAATTTTCTGGAGCTGCCCACGGACTGCCCGCAGCGCGATGAGCGGGAAGGCTGGATGGGGGACGCGCAAATCTACGCCCGCTCGGCCACGTACAACGCCGATGTGGCGGCGTTTTATTCCAAATGGCTGCGCGAGGTGGTGGAGGCGCAGTTTGATTACGGCCCGTATCCTGATTACTGCCCGTATCCCTTCATGGTGGGGAGGGGCGGGGTGGCCACCGGGTGGACGGACGCGGGGATTATTGTGCCCTATACCGTGTGGAAGGTGTATGGGGACACCCGGCTGATTGAGCGGCTGTGGCCTTCCATGACGCGGTTCATGCAGTGGCGGCGCAAGGTGGCCAGGGATTACCTGGGCATAGCCCACCCCGATGGCAATGGCTATGGGGACTGGCTGAATCTGAATGAGCCGACGCCGCTGGAGTATCTTGACACCATTTACTTCGGCTACACCACCCGGTTGATGGCGGAGATGGCCGCCGCCCTGGGGCGCGCCGAGGAGGCTGCGGATTATCAGGATTTGTTCCAAAAAATCCGCCGCGCCTTCACCGCCAAGTATGTCAAACCTGACGGCTCTTTCACGGTGGATACGCAGACGGCCTACGCCACCGCCCTTTATTCGGGCGTGCTGCCCGAGGAGCTGCGCTCCCGGACCGGCGCGCGGCTGGCGCAGAAGATACAGGAGAAAGATTATCGCATGAGCACGGGCTTTTTGGGGACGCAGCCGTTGCTGCCGGCGTTGACGGCCAGCGGCCATCATGATCTGGCGGTGCGGCTGTTCCAGAGCCGGCGTTTCCCCTCGTGGGGCTTTGAAGTGGAGCAGGGGGCGACCACCATTTGGGAGCGATGGGACAGTTACACCAAGGAGTTTGGCTTTAATGGCGCGGCGGGCAATCAAAACGCCTCGATGAACTCATTTGCCCACTATGCCTTTGGCGCCGTGTGCGAATGGATGTTTGCCACGCTGGCGGGGGTGGATACCGCCCGGGATGGCTTCCGGCAACTGGTGCTCAAACCGCATCCGCCCACCCCGGGGAGCAACCCGGAAAATCCGCCCATTGCGTGGGTCAAAGTTGCCTATCATTCCATCAATGGCCCGGTCTCGGTGCACTGGCGGCGCCAGCCGGAATTGTTTGAATACGAGGTGACCCTGCCGGCCAACACCACCGCGACGCTCCACCTGCCCGCCAACCGGTTGGAGGGAGTGCTGGAGAGTGGCAAACCGCTGAACAAAGCCCGTGGGGTGAAGGTGTTGGGGCTGGAAAACCAGCGCGCCGTGCTGGAGCTGGGGAGCGGCAGCTATCGCTTCACGTCCGTGGTCACGCCGTAA
- the rhaT gene encoding L-rhamnose/proton symporter RhaT, producing the protein MNLGPFFGVFLHWLGGLASGSFYVPYKAVRRWAWETYWLVGGFFSWIIMPWLLASLMTENLVGVLRQQEFKTLWWTYFFGALWGFGGLTFGLTMRYLGMSLGMGVALGYCAAFGTLVPPIAKAFFPEIPVESSFGDIIGSTPGKVTLLGVVVCLVGIGIAALAGLTKEREMPEAEKKKAIAEFHFTRGILVATFSGIMSACFAFALTAGNPINEASLQAGTPKIWTGLPKLVVVLLGGFTTNFVWCVLLNLKNGTGYQYFSRHLRPEHAPATPGGAGAAPGDEALRVPWLRNFLFSALAGTTWYLQFFFYTMGETQMGKFGFASWTLHMASIIIFSTMWGWIFHEWKGASRRAHVLIGTGIATLILSTIIIGYGTYLKTRMGGG; encoded by the coding sequence ATGAATCTGGGACCTTTTTTTGGTGTTTTTCTGCACTGGCTGGGCGGGCTGGCGTCCGGCAGTTTTTATGTGCCGTACAAGGCGGTGCGGCGGTGGGCGTGGGAAACCTACTGGCTGGTGGGGGGGTTTTTCTCGTGGATCATCATGCCGTGGCTGCTGGCCAGCTTGATGACGGAGAACCTGGTGGGCGTGCTCCGGCAGCAGGAGTTCAAGACGCTGTGGTGGACGTATTTCTTTGGGGCGCTGTGGGGTTTTGGGGGGCTGACCTTCGGGCTGACGATGCGCTACCTGGGCATGTCGCTGGGCATGGGGGTGGCGCTGGGGTATTGCGCGGCCTTTGGGACGCTGGTGCCGCCCATCGCCAAAGCGTTTTTTCCCGAGATTCCGGTGGAGAGCAGCTTTGGCGACATTATCGGTTCGACGCCCGGGAAGGTGACGCTGCTGGGGGTGGTGGTTTGTCTGGTGGGCATCGGCATCGCCGCGCTGGCGGGCCTGACGAAGGAGCGCGAGATGCCGGAGGCGGAGAAGAAGAAGGCGATCGCGGAGTTTCATTTTACGCGGGGGATTCTGGTGGCCACGTTTTCGGGCATCATGAGCGCCTGCTTTGCGTTTGCCCTGACGGCGGGCAATCCCATCAATGAGGCCTCGCTGCAGGCCGGCACCCCCAAGATTTGGACCGGCCTGCCGAAGCTGGTGGTGGTGTTGCTGGGGGGGTTCACCACCAATTTTGTGTGGTGCGTGCTGCTGAATCTGAAAAACGGGACCGGCTACCAGTACTTCAGCCGGCATCTGCGGCCCGAGCACGCGCCGGCCACGCCGGGCGGGGCTGGCGCCGCGCCCGGGGATGAGGCGCTGCGGGTGCCGTGGCTGCGGAATTTTCTGTTCAGCGCGCTGGCGGGGACGACGTGGTACCTGCAGTTTTTCTTTTACACCATGGGCGAGACGCAGATGGGGAAGTTTGGGTTTGCGAGCTGGACGCTGCACATGGCGAGCATCATCATCTTCAGCACGATGTGGGGGTGGATCTTCCATGAATGGAAGGGGGCCAGCCGCCGGGCGCACGTTTTGATTGGGACGGGCATCGCCACGTTGATCCTGTCCACCATCATCATTGGATACGGCACCTATTTGAAAACCCGGATGGGCGGTGGCTGA